From Marinifilum sp. JC120:
AGCTTACGAACCTCGGCAGCAACAACGGCAAATCCTTTACCGTGCTCACCGGCACGAGCGGCCTCAATAGCGGCATTAAGGGCCAGCAAATTAGTCTGGCGGGCAATTTCTTCAATAATGGAAATCTTCTCGGCAATATTCTTCATTGCCGAGACGGCCTCGGAAACGGCACTTCCACTTTCTTGAGCATCCGAAGACGACTTGAGTGCTATGTCTTCTGTGGTCTGGGCATTCAAGGTATTCTGTTTAATATTACTGGCCATTTCCTCAATGGATGCGGAAACTTCTTCGATGGAAGCAGCCTGTTCAGTTGCTCCCTGTGAAAGACCTTCTGCGGAGGCTGAAAGCTCAGTACTACCGGAAGCAACATTGCCGGCTCCGGCACGAACATCCGAGACAACCTGAATAAGCTGTGCAGCCATATCACGCATATTTCCATAAACACCGATTGCAGGCTCTACGAATTTCAAATCCAGATCACCACCGGCAATACGCTGGGCCACTTCGGCAATTTCAGCCGGATCGCTGCCAAGCTGCCTGTTAATAGTCCTGATGATGAACCCGGCAGTGAGAACTCCCACAGCTAAAGCAATAATGCTGATCATTACAGCCAGCATGATGGCCTGATCATTGGCCGCCTGCAATTTGGGGCCGAGCACATCCTGATCCGCCATGACCGAAAGTTTTACGTCCTCAACATTCTTAGCAATTGAAGGACCTATTTTATCAAGATGGTTTGCGATTACATCATTGCGGGTAAAAATAACCTTGCTCAGACCATTGAAGGCATCAACATATTTTTCCTTCAAGTCAATAATCTCAGCCAGCAGTCGGCGTCTTTCAGGATTTTGCAGACTGCGATCCAAATCATCAAGAAGCTTTTCAAAATCATCCATCTCACTGTGAACCCTGTCCACAGAAGCCTGCGCGTTATCATCCAGAAATTTTACCACATAAAGCCGGGCCAACAGAAGATTACGCATGGCATGACCACTTAAGACCGCAGCAGCCATATCGTTATCCCGCTCAGCGGTTTGCAGAATACGGGTCAGATTCTTCTCCATCAGCGGACCATCTACATTAAGGACACCATTTACATAACGATTGCGCTCCACACGGAATTCCTTAACCTTCTCAAAATATTCTCCGTACTCCCTGACCTCCGCATCAGCCTTAGCAACCAAGCTGGCACGTTCAGGTTTCTGAATCTCACTGATAGCTTCATCCATGAAACTGCGCATCTTTGCGAAGTAATCATCGTATTGCTTAAGATCTTTCTCACTTCCTGTAATTATAAAGTCCTTAACATTCATGCGCACCATAAGCATGTTGGCCTGTAGCCGTCCGCTTAGATTGGTATCCCTTGCCAGCCCCCGATACTGGGTAAAGCCTTCACTGGAATTTTCAAGCGCCCAAAAAGAGATCACCGCCAATACAAGCAGCAAACCAAGCACAGAACCGAAACCGAGCATTAATTTTGCCGACAGCTTCATATAATACCCCCAAGTGTCAAGTAGAGATCAGTACCCCAAAGAGCCACAAACTATTTAAGAATTTCCACCATACATTAAATATTCTATAATTTGAAATAAAAATAAAATTTTACCTGCTTAAATCCAAAACAATTTAGAACTACTGCCTCCTTAATGGTTTACTCACTCCGTACTCGCTCATCTCAAAAAAAGGCCGACTGAAATACATCAGTCGGCCTACAAATCGCAAATGTCGGTATTTTTTTTATTAGCCTTCCCCGTGTGCCGGGGCAGCCTTGGGAAACGTGTCCATATGCGGATGAATAGCTTTACCGAGCCAATCAATTGAACGTCCGAGGTTCACCATATTGGCAATGCCTTCACTATCTTCAAGCACTTCTCCCTTATTCATACCATAGCCCATGTTCCAATAGGTCGCACTGGGGATGATCATACCGTTAATCTGAAAAAGATGGTTGATAGTATCAAAGACATGAGTTGCACCGCCGCGGCGCACTGCAACAACCGCCCCACCGATCTTACCCTCAAATTGACGGCCATTGGCCAGAGCCACAAACCCAGAACGGTCGATCAAGGCTTTAATCTCGGCAGTTACGTCAGCAAAATATGTGGGGGAACCGAGGATTATGGCATCAGCGCGAACCATTTTTTCGTAGACTTCATTGAATTTATCATTATCAACAACACATTTGTTGTCTTTGTTTTCCCAGCACTTCATACAGGCCATGCAACCACGTATTTTTTTTCCGCCCAGTTGGTATAACTCGGTTTCCCAGCCTGCATTTTCCAGCGGTTCCAGAGTCTTTTTCAGCAAACATTCAGTGTTGCCGCCCTTACGCGGGCTGCCGTTGATTGCAAGTACGTACATTGTTCTCTCCCTTTATCTGTTCTGAGTTAAGCAGGTGGAATCCCGTTCGGCAAAACCACTCTTATATACAATGAAAACGCAAAAGATGCGTATTAATAATTCAACCGTATATGGTAGGATTACGCATCATACTTTTTGCTGATTATCTATACGCAATTAAACTGAGAAGATAGAAAATTACGGACCGGAATTTAGAATGCCCTGCATCAGGCAACGGACAGAAACCAGCCCGATAAACTCGCCGTTCTTAGTCACGGCAATGGGATCAAAGGTGTAACTTCCTTCACGGGCAAGTGCACTTTTGGCAACCTCAGCTAAATGGGATTCAGCTGAAAGAACCAGCAGTTCCATATCCATAACAGCAGCAACAGGGCGATCCAGAAACAATGCTTTGTCGGTTTCCCCGCGAACAATTTCATCCATGCGTCCTTTGGTGACCATCCCCACTGGGGAAAGTCCGTCCAGAACCACAAGGCAAGACCATTCACCACTCTCGCGCAGCCTCATAAGAGCATCGGAAACTTTACTATCAATGGAAATACTCTGGGCAGGCCAAGCCATTTCCCCCAATGATCCGGCTAAATCCTGCTCAATAGCATCAGCCTTGCCCACAACCTGATAAGTACGGATGGAATGCTGGATGCCTTTTACTGAAATGGGAGCACGCCCCAGACACCGGAAATCATCCTTCACCAATGCCCATGTTTCGTGTGAAATAAGAATCTGGTCCGGCGGTGCATTCTGCTCCAGCCGGGCAGCAACATTTACCTGCCCGCCTATGATGGTATAATCCATGAGTTGCTTGGAACCAAAATTACCGACAGTGCAAAAGCCGCTATTAACGCCCATACGCACCTTGAAAGGAGTGGATATACCCAGCTCGAACCATTCCTGCTGCATTTCCTTTAAGGCGTCGCGCATATCAATGGCCATGTTCACACAAGCTACAGCATCTTCTTTTTGACCTTGAGAAACCGGATCACCAAAAAAGATCAGCACAGCATCGCCAATGTATTTATCAATGGTTCCCCCGTGCTTGAGGGCAATGGAGGACATGCGGTCGAGGTAATTATTCAGCAGCGCGGTCATATCCTCCGGCTCCATGCGCTCTGTAGTGGAGGTGAAACCGACAATGTCTGAAAAGAAGATGGTCAACTTCTTACGTTTGGCCCCGATGAGCGTATCCTGCGTACCTTCAAAAATGGATTCGTATACCTGCGGGGAAAGGTATCTCCCCAATTTGTCAGAAAGTTCAGCCAACCTATCGGCTTGCTCCTTCTGAACCAATGCGGAAGCAACGCGACGCATAACCATGGGAGGACTCAAAGGACGGTAGATAAAATCAACCACACCGGATTCAAAACAGCCCATTTCTTCGTCAGGAGTGGTTTCCCCTGAAATCATGATAACCGGGATATTGCGGGTTGCTTCGGTGAGTTTAAGCTTCCTGACCAAATCCCGGCAATGAATACCCGGCATATCCGCATCCAGAAGAATTAGATCAGGGCGCTCTTTGACTGCAAGCTCAAAAGCGTGCGAGCCGCTCATGGCCATCAGCAAAGCATAGTCATCGCGCAGAATTTTCGCGAAAACTTCCATTTCCGGCTTGATTGCATCGACAATAAATATTTTTGGGCGACTACTTTTATGCACGCAAATCTCCTTTTCCAGTCAGCCTTTCCAAAGCAACGTACTTAACTGCGAAGGATATTAAAACAAAAATATGTCCAGATAACTCATAACTCCTAAAAAAAATCCTTTCGTGCGATGCAAATCACTTTTGTACACAAAAAGACCCTCAATAGAGGGCCTTAAAATTCCTGATTCCGGCAACCTGCCGAAACTTAAATTCCTCACGATCCGCGATTGTAGCCGATGGTCACCTTGCCATCATCCACAATTACCGGGACCCTTCTTTTGTCTCCGGAAAGCTCCAACATTTTGTTCAAGTTATCCGATGACATAAGCACATCCACAAATTCCGCTTCCGGGTACGCATCCAGCGCTTTCCGGGTATGGGGTCATGTGGGTTTACCGTAAATAACCATTTTGGACATGATACTCTCTCCTGTTTACTGCAAAATAGCATCTAGGAGTCTTTTTTGTCCAATCGCTAATTCTATCCGTTGTTTCGGCGCATGACCAAAGAGAGCAACGCAATCGCCAGTAAAAGAAGCAAACTATACTCGTCATTCATTCCCACCGTGCATCCTGTCCCACTACCTCCGGCACCGCTCAGACCAAGTATCTGGGGATCATCGATCACCCCTTCTTCAGGATTTTCATCATAGGACCCACCGTCCTTAAGCACGGAGACAACATAATATGAAGCTGTGGCATTCAATTCCCGCACAGGATCAATAAATTTTCCCGAAACATCCGTAAGCCACCAATTTCCATCCGCATAATCCTCAAAATTAGCGTAATTAAAATTCTTATTGGTGCCGTTGCTGAAGAGTTTTGCAAGGGTTAATTCATTTGCTTTGACCAAGGGCAACCCGGTTGCAGCGTAACGGACACTGACAGCACTGCCTTTTCCTGTTTGCACGCTGAATACGGACTGATCGCTATAAACACTCTCAAGTGCAGTTCCATATACACCGTTTACATTTTCAACAGTACGGGGCGAATGTGTTTTACTCAAAAAAGTTGATTTCGGCGCATTGGGCTGATCAGTATTAAGTTCAAGATTACCCGATGTCGGGGTATCACCAACCATTGCGCTCATCACCAAGGCGTAGGGTTGAAGCCCTACAGGAATATTATTCGCTGTAACTTCCGCCTTATATGTGCCTACCTGCGGATTCTCGATAGTCACAGATACAGTATTATTCAAACGATCAAAATTTGTTGCTGCAACCTTTGTTCTAAATGACACCCCCATAGCCGGAGTAACAGCAGCTTCCTGCCAAACATCCCCAACTTTAATCAAACTGCGGGTAGTCGGGTTTCCATCCTGATAATAAAGACCGTATGAAGTCCCGCTCTGCTCTACAGCAACCACAACACTACCATCAGCAATGGTCAGCCCAATGGGTAATGCCTGTTCTCCCCCCGGGATATATGCAAATGATTTTCTATAAATTTCATCCCCGACACCACCGTCATATCGGTAGATAACAATGGAAACCTCTTCAGTCATGCTGCCGCTTTGGGCAAAAAAAAGAACGACCGACTCAAGAGTACAGGGATAGGAAGGCGGAGTGACTCGAAGACCTATTACGTCATCCTTATAAATATCATTAACACCGGTAACATATACATATTTAGTCAAAGGACTGAGGCTGATCGCATTATCAGGATAAACCCATGTTCCGTCAGGCTGTTGAACCCTTAAATCCAAATCATTAACCAGACCGCCGGAAACCGCGGACGATCCCGGATAATCAGTCCATCCAAGTGTCGCCTTAAATGGCTTTTCATCATTTTCAACATCAAAGGTAAAATTTCGTAAATAAGTATCATCAGCAGGAGGTGAATCCTTTATGTCATGAAACTCAACCTCATACCGCCCATCAGAATTGATGGCAGCCTCAAGATTGAGCCGTCCCCAGCCCTGCACATCATCAGGAGTATCGTGAACTTCCTGTGCTGATCCTGTTCCATACTGGCCGGGAGCAAGTGATGTTGCCCCGTGAATAAGACTTGTTTTAATCAAAGATGCACTTGGAGCGGCTATTCCTTCTTCCTTGATCAGATATTCACGAAAAACAGCCGCTGTACCGGAAACCAGAGGGGTTGCCATACTGGTTCCACCAGCCCAGTAATAGTCATCATTGAAGACACCCCACCCATTACCGGACTGCTTCGACGACCGGGTTGAAAGAATATTTGTACCCGGAGCGATTATTTCGGGCTTGTAACGACCATCGAGAGTTGGACCTCGACTCGAAAAAGCAGCAACACCGTACGGCTTGTCAGAAGTAAGATCAGAGCCGACAGGATCGGCATAAGGCCTGAAAGAGTCCCAACGTCTGGCAGCAAAACCCTCACTGCTTCCGGTGCGGTATGACTCAGAAGCACCTACAGTGAGACAATTTTTCGCTGTCGAGGGAGTATCAATGCAATAAAGATCAACAATACCGTCTTGATCTTTGTCATATCCGGCATTGCCCGCAGCAAAAAGAATCAAAAATTCTTTATTACTCCACATGAATTGATCAACGCTGACGCATTCACTGTTATAATCTCCGGCCCCGGAGGTACCCCAACTATTACTGTGAATACGGGCACCTGCATCAAAGGCGGGCTGAAATAGTTTTGACAAATCCGAAGGGATACCCGGCAAACTGGAACCGCCCCCAATAGCCCCTACGCTCTGGACATAAAGTCGAGACTTGGGCGCAATCCCGGCATAGCAATTACCGGGGAAAGAATTCTCAACAGGCGAAGATCCTGACTTCATACCATTTCCAGCAATAATCCCAGCCACGTGAGTACCGTGTCCACTGCAATCTTCAGTACTTGAGCCCGGAAAAACAGTATTATTTATGACCCTGCTTGCGCCCTGACCGTCGCTGAAATCAGCATGCAGATTATCAACATCTCCAGTATCAATTCCACTATCACAAACAGCAACAATCTGCCCCTCACCAAAGAGCTTGCTACCTGAGACAGGCCACTTTTTGTCCTGCACTGAACGGGCTTCGATTATACCCACTGCAATATTATTATCCGTGCGATGCTCAGGTGCTTTTTCAATCCATTTCACACCCTTTATGTCTTTAAGACCACCTACATTTTGAATCGAAATCTTAACTTCAAACTGAACACTCCATTCAGAGGAAGAACTCGAGAGGACAGAACCTCCTGCCGAACGGATTTCACGTGCCAGTGAATCCACATCTTCACCGGGAAAAGCAATCACCCGAATATTTAAAAGACTACCCTGTTCCTGAAGTTTTCCGGTAGTGATGTCATAAACATCGCTGGATAACCTCAAATCAGCATCATACTTGCCAATCCAGCGAACAAAACCGAGTCCGTCGACAGCACGGACCTTTGCCGTACCGAGCTTGATGATAAACGCATACTGCGGAATATAGTCATAAAAGACAGCACCCTGATTTGACAGAGAGGTCTTCCATGCAGATTGCACGGGACCGGAAAATTGCACGACATAGTAATCGTACTCTTCCACTGTAGTGCGCGCAGAATAAGACAAACGCCGCGAGAACGTCTCTTTCGATGTCGGTTTAGAATCATCAGATTTTACAGAGGATGGAGGAAGAATATTTGATTGCAAAAGTGAAGAGCCCAAAGAGGACTCCAAAGGATCTACCTGCTGGTTCTGAAAAAAAAGCTTAGGCGTGGATGAAGCACTATCTTCAGCAAGAACGAAGCAAGGCAATAGCAGAAATGAAATAGTAAAAGACAAAAACAATTGTATAATTGCAGCAAAACGAAATGAGCGCACTATGTATTTCCTTAGTAATGATTGATATGCTGCAATATTCAACAACATACTACCATGTCAAGAAATATAGGTTTTGGCCCTACAAAGGCACTGTCAGTCAATGCTGCAATAATTGGATAAATTATGAGATATGGGCGTGTAGCCCTCACTTATCTAAGTTGCTTGATAAATCGCTTATTTACTAAACAAATATGTTTTCTGAATTCGCATCATAATCATCCATCATTCTTTCCTTTCTACCGAAAACCATACCCACAAGGTTCAATTTGTGTTAATCTTAAAACACCATAAACCACAAAACATATAACATACTGTCATTGCAGGAGGAAACCATGGCTAATCCCAAAGATATGTACCAATGTCAGGTAAGCAACTGCGGTTACATTTACGACCCCGACAAAGGTGAATCCAAAACCGGAACCGCTCCCGGAACAGCTTTCGCCGACCTTCCTGACGACTGGCAGTGTCCGCATTGCGGGGCATCTAAAAAATCTTTCCGACCACTGGCTGGTCCGGGGTCAACTCTTGCTGAAGGCACCTAGCCCGAAATAGTAACAACTGAATCCCTATTGATCCTAAAAAAGAGGTTACATCGAAAGATGTAACCTCTAAAAATATTTTAGGTTTACCGTTATTAAATTCACACGCCACCACCTACAAGTATTTTCAAATGCATCAGTATAGGATAGCTTCCA
This genomic window contains:
- a CDS encoding methyl-accepting chemotaxis protein; translation: MKLSAKLMLGFGSVLGLLLVLAVISFWALENSSEGFTQYRGLARDTNLSGRLQANMLMVRMNVKDFIITGSEKDLKQYDDYFAKMRSFMDEAISEIQKPERASLVAKADAEVREYGEYFEKVKEFRVERNRYVNGVLNVDGPLMEKNLTRILQTAERDNDMAAAVLSGHAMRNLLLARLYVVKFLDDNAQASVDRVHSEMDDFEKLLDDLDRSLQNPERRRLLAEIIDLKEKYVDAFNGLSKVIFTRNDVIANHLDKIGPSIAKNVEDVKLSVMADQDVLGPKLQAANDQAIMLAVMISIIALAVGVLTAGFIIRTINRQLGSDPAEIAEVAQRIAGGDLDLKFVEPAIGVYGNMRDMAAQLIQVVSDVRAGAGNVASGSTELSASAEGLSQGATEQAASIEEVSASIEEMASNIKQNTLNAQTTEDIALKSSSDAQESGSAVSEAVSAMKNIAEKISIIEEIARQTNLLALNAAIEAARAGEHGKGFAVVAAEVRKLAERSGNAAGEISELSTTTVTVAEKAGDMLDNLVPNIQKTAELVQEISSASTEQNAGAEQISKAITQLDSVIQQNASASEEMASTSEELSSQSALLENTMSFFKVSGYGSSTYSQPKALPVSRAQPAHVSAVAPTPPNPAQVAPAPQPVKSESSDMGGLSLDMAADDSDFEKF
- a CDS encoding flavodoxin family protein, giving the protein MYVLAINGSPRKGGNTECLLKKTLEPLENAGWETELYQLGGKKIRGCMACMKCWENKDNKCVVDNDKFNEVYEKMVRADAIILGSPTYFADVTAEIKALIDRSGFVALANGRQFEGKIGGAVVAVRRGGATHVFDTINHLFQINGMIIPSATYWNMGYGMNKGEVLEDSEGIANMVNLGRSIDWLGKAIHPHMDTFPKAAPAHGEG
- a CDS encoding glutaredoxin; this translates as MSKMVIYGKPTUPHTRKALDAYPEAEFVDVLMSSDNLNKMLELSGDKRRVPVIVDDGKVTIGYNRGS
- a CDS encoding peptidase S8/S53 subtilisin kexin sedolisin, giving the protein MRSFRFAAIIQLFLSFTISFLLLPCFVLAEDSASSTPKLFFQNQQVDPLESSLGSSLLQSNILPPSSVKSDDSKPTSKETFSRRLSYSARTTVEEYDYYVVQFSGPVQSAWKTSLSNQGAVFYDYIPQYAFIIKLGTAKVRAVDGLGFVRWIGKYDADLRLSSDVYDITTGKLQEQGSLLNIRVIAFPGEDVDSLAREIRSAGGSVLSSSSSEWSVQFEVKISIQNVGGLKDIKGVKWIEKAPEHRTDNNIAVGIIEARSVQDKKWPVSGSKLFGEGQIVAVCDSGIDTGDVDNLHADFSDGQGASRVINNTVFPGSSTEDCSGHGTHVAGIIAGNGMKSGSSPVENSFPGNCYAGIAPKSRLYVQSVGAIGGGSSLPGIPSDLSKLFQPAFDAGARIHSNSWGTSGAGDYNSECVSVDQFMWSNKEFLILFAAGNAGYDKDQDGIVDLYCIDTPSTAKNCLTVGASESYRTGSSEGFAARRWDSFRPYADPVGSDLTSDKPYGVAAFSSRGPTLDGRYKPEIIAPGTNILSTRSSKQSGNGWGVFNDDYYWAGGTSMATPLVSGTAAVFREYLIKEEGIAAPSASLIKTSLIHGATSLAPGQYGTGSAQEVHDTPDDVQGWGRLNLEAAINSDGRYEVEFHDIKDSPPADDTYLRNFTFDVENDEKPFKATLGWTDYPGSSAVSGGLVNDLDLRVQQPDGTWVYPDNAISLSPLTKYVYVTGVNDIYKDDVIGLRVTPPSYPCTLESVVLFFAQSGSMTEEVSIVIYRYDGGVGDEIYRKSFAYIPGGEQALPIGLTIADGSVVVAVEQSGTSYGLYYQDGNPTTRSLIKVGDVWQEAAVTPAMGVSFRTKVAATNFDRLNNTVSVTIENPQVGTYKAEVTANNIPVGLQPYALVMSAMVGDTPTSGNLELNTDQPNAPKSTFLSKTHSPRTVENVNGVYGTALESVYSDQSVFSVQTGKGSAVSVRYAATGLPLVKANELTLAKLFSNGTNKNFNYANFEDYADGNWWLTDVSGKFIDPVRELNATASYYVVSVLKDGGSYDENPEEGVIDDPQILGLSGAGGSGTGCTVGMNDEYSLLLLLAIALLSLVMRRNNG
- a CDS encoding rubredoxin; the protein is MANPKDMYQCQVSNCGYIYDPDKGESKTGTAPGTAFADLPDDWQCPHCGASKKSFRPLAGPGSTLAEGT